The Trichosurus vulpecula isolate mTriVul1 chromosome 3, mTriVul1.pri, whole genome shotgun sequence genome includes a window with the following:
- the LOC118843617 gene encoding zinc finger protein 501-like isoform X2 yields MTAVVLTTKSQKSLTLKDMAVEFTREEWERLDPAQRNLYRDVMLERYRNLVLLGLPISKPDVISQLERGREPWMLERKDPKSTHLDWNIRPETEELVSRQDISEEESSHGVLTERVTRDSMLEETWQCEGQLEGQQGNYEKHLSQDTVIHKKTTGERSHQCNEFARNFGLRSFIVTPQKVPTGERLLKCDTLGENLKQNSDLIKDPRICAGKKPWKCNECGKAFSYCSAFILHQRIHTGEKPYECNECGKGFSQSIHLTLHQRIHTGEKPYECNECGKAFSHRSALIRHHIIHTGEKPYECNECGKAFNQSSYLTQHQRIHTGEKPYECNECGKAFSQSTFLTQHQVIHTGEKPYKCNECGKAFSDRSGLIQHQRTHTGEKPYECTECGKAFGYCSALTQHQRTHTGEKPYKCNDCEKAFSDRSALIRHQRTHTGEKPYKCKECGKAFSQSSSLTKHQKTHTGEKPYKCNECDKAFSQSSSLSQHRKTHVGNKASKYGKVFSDHSALMQQKRIHTG; encoded by the exons ATGACTGCTGTGGTCCTGACAACCAAGTCCCAG AAATCATTGACATTGAAGGATATGGCTGTGGAATTTACCCGAGAGGAGTGGGAACGACTGGACCCTGCTCAAAGAAACCTGTACAGGGATGTGATGTTGGAGAGGTATAGAAACCTGGTCTTGTTGG GGCTTCCAATTTCTAAGCCTGATGTGATCTCCCAGTTGGAACGAGGAAGAGAGCCATGGATGCTGGAGAGAAAAGACCCAAAAAGTACCCACTTAG ATTGGAATATTAGACCTGAAACTGAAGAGTTAGTTTCAAGGCAGGACATTTCTGAAGAAGAATCATCCCATGGGGTGTTAACGGAAAGAGTCACAAGGGATTCCATGTTGGAAGAAACCTGGCAATGTGAAGGACAGTTAGAGGGGCAACAGGGAAACTATGAGAAACATTTAAGCCAAGATACAGTTATTCACAAGAAAACTACTGGGGAGAGAAGCCATCAGTGTAATGAGTTTGCAAGAAACTTTGGCCTGAGGTCATTCATTGTTACACCACAGAAAGTTCCTACAGGAGAGAGACTTCTTAAATGTGATACACTTGGAGAGAACTTAAAACAGAATTCAGACCTAATTAAAGATCCGAGAATTTGTGCAGGGAAGAAACCTTGgaaatgtaatgagtgtgggaaagcctttagttACTGCTCAGCCTTTATCctccatcagagaattcatactggagaaaaaccttatgaatgtaatgaatgtgggaaaggttTCAGCCAGAGCATACACCTTACCCTTCATCAgcgaattcatactggagagaaaccctatgaatgcaatgaatgtgggaaagccttcagtcaCCGATCAGCCCTTATTCGACATCAcataattcatactggagagaaaccctatgaatgtaatgaatgtgggaaagcctttaatCAAAGTTCATaccttactcaacatcagaggattcatactggagagaaaccctatgaatgtaatgaatgtgggaaagcctttagtcAAAGCACATTTCTTACTCAACATCAGgtaattcatactggagagaaaccctataaatgtaatgaatgtgggaaagcctttagtgACCGCTCAGGGCTCATTCAACATCAGAGGActcatactggggagaaaccatatgaatgtactgaatgtgggaaagcctttggTTACTGCTCTGctcttactcaacatcagaggactcatactggagaaaaaccttataaatgtaatgactGTGAGAAAGCTTTTAGTGACCGCTCAGCCCTTATACgacatcagagaactcatactggagagaaaccctataaatgcaaggaatgtggaaaagcctttagcCAGAGTTCTTCCCTTACAAAACATCAGaaaactcatactggagagaaaccatataagTGTAATGAATGTGACAAAGCCTTCAGCCAGAGCTCTTCCCTCTCTCAACATCGAAAAACTCATGTTGGCAATAAAGCCAGCAAATATGGAAAAGTCTTCAGTGATCACTCAGCACTTATGCAAcaaaagagaattcatactggataG
- the LOC118843617 gene encoding zinc finger protein 501-like isoform X3: protein MHLIFQKSLTLKDMAVEFTREEWERLDPAQRNLYRDVMLERYRNLVLLGLPISKPDVISQLERGREPWMLERKDPKSTHLDWNIRPETEELVSRQDISEEESSHGVLTERVTRDSMLEETWQCEGQLEGQQGNYEKHLSQDTVIHKKTTGERSHQCNEFARNFGLRSFIVTPQKVPTGERLLKCDTLGENLKQNSDLIKDPRICAGKKPWKCNECGKAFSYCSAFILHQRIHTGEKPYECNECGKGFSQSIHLTLHQRIHTGEKPYECNECGKAFSHRSALIRHHIIHTGEKPYECNECGKAFNQSSYLTQHQRIHTGEKPYECNECGKAFSQSTFLTQHQVIHTGEKPYKCNECGKAFSDRSGLIQHQRTHTGEKPYECTECGKAFGYCSALTQHQRTHTGEKPYKCNDCEKAFSDRSALIRHQRTHTGEKPYKCKECGKAFSQSSSLTKHQKTHTGEKPYKCNECDKAFSQSSSLSQHRKTHVGNKASKYGKVFSDHSALMQQKRIHTG from the exons ATGCATTTGATCTTTCAGAAATCATTGACATTGAAGGATATGGCTGTGGAATTTACCCGAGAGGAGTGGGAACGACTGGACCCTGCTCAAAGAAACCTGTACAGGGATGTGATGTTGGAGAGGTATAGAAACCTGGTCTTGTTGG GGCTTCCAATTTCTAAGCCTGATGTGATCTCCCAGTTGGAACGAGGAAGAGAGCCATGGATGCTGGAGAGAAAAGACCCAAAAAGTACCCACTTAG ATTGGAATATTAGACCTGAAACTGAAGAGTTAGTTTCAAGGCAGGACATTTCTGAAGAAGAATCATCCCATGGGGTGTTAACGGAAAGAGTCACAAGGGATTCCATGTTGGAAGAAACCTGGCAATGTGAAGGACAGTTAGAGGGGCAACAGGGAAACTATGAGAAACATTTAAGCCAAGATACAGTTATTCACAAGAAAACTACTGGGGAGAGAAGCCATCAGTGTAATGAGTTTGCAAGAAACTTTGGCCTGAGGTCATTCATTGTTACACCACAGAAAGTTCCTACAGGAGAGAGACTTCTTAAATGTGATACACTTGGAGAGAACTTAAAACAGAATTCAGACCTAATTAAAGATCCGAGAATTTGTGCAGGGAAGAAACCTTGgaaatgtaatgagtgtgggaaagcctttagttACTGCTCAGCCTTTATCctccatcagagaattcatactggagaaaaaccttatgaatgtaatgaatgtgggaaaggttTCAGCCAGAGCATACACCTTACCCTTCATCAgcgaattcatactggagagaaaccctatgaatgcaatgaatgtgggaaagccttcagtcaCCGATCAGCCCTTATTCGACATCAcataattcatactggagagaaaccctatgaatgtaatgaatgtgggaaagcctttaatCAAAGTTCATaccttactcaacatcagaggattcatactggagagaaaccctatgaatgtaatgaatgtgggaaagcctttagtcAAAGCACATTTCTTACTCAACATCAGgtaattcatactggagagaaaccctataaatgtaatgaatgtgggaaagcctttagtgACCGCTCAGGGCTCATTCAACATCAGAGGActcatactggggagaaaccatatgaatgtactgaatgtgggaaagcctttggTTACTGCTCTGctcttactcaacatcagaggactcatactggagaaaaaccttataaatgtaatgactGTGAGAAAGCTTTTAGTGACCGCTCAGCCCTTATACgacatcagagaactcatactggagagaaaccctataaatgcaaggaatgtggaaaagcctttagcCAGAGTTCTTCCCTTACAAAACATCAGaaaactcatactggagagaaaccatataagTGTAATGAATGTGACAAAGCCTTCAGCCAGAGCTCTTCCCTCTCTCAACATCGAAAAACTCATGTTGGCAATAAAGCCAGCAAATATGGAAAAGTCTTCAGTGATCACTCAGCACTTATGCAAcaaaagagaattcatactggataG
- the LOC118843617 gene encoding zinc finger protein OZF-like isoform X1 produces the protein METLGERALPSQDSALSRKKSSGEDRMTAVVLTTKSQKSLTLKDMAVEFTREEWERLDPAQRNLYRDVMLERYRNLVLLGLPISKPDVISQLERGREPWMLERKDPKSTHLDWNIRPETEELVSRQDISEEESSHGVLTERVTRDSMLEETWQCEGQLEGQQGNYEKHLSQDTVIHKKTTGERSHQCNEFARNFGLRSFIVTPQKVPTGERLLKCDTLGENLKQNSDLIKDPRICAGKKPWKCNECGKAFSYCSAFILHQRIHTGEKPYECNECGKGFSQSIHLTLHQRIHTGEKPYECNECGKAFSHRSALIRHHIIHTGEKPYECNECGKAFNQSSYLTQHQRIHTGEKPYECNECGKAFSQSTFLTQHQVIHTGEKPYKCNECGKAFSDRSGLIQHQRTHTGEKPYECTECGKAFGYCSALTQHQRTHTGEKPYKCNDCEKAFSDRSALIRHQRTHTGEKPYKCKECGKAFSQSSSLTKHQKTHTGEKPYKCNECDKAFSQSSSLSQHRKTHVGNKASKYGKVFSDHSALMQQKRIHTG, from the exons cttTGCCTTCTCAAGATTCTGCCCTTTCCCGAAAGAAGAGCTCAGGGGAGGACAGAATGACTGCTGTGGTCCTGACAACCAAGTCCCAG AAATCATTGACATTGAAGGATATGGCTGTGGAATTTACCCGAGAGGAGTGGGAACGACTGGACCCTGCTCAAAGAAACCTGTACAGGGATGTGATGTTGGAGAGGTATAGAAACCTGGTCTTGTTGG GGCTTCCAATTTCTAAGCCTGATGTGATCTCCCAGTTGGAACGAGGAAGAGAGCCATGGATGCTGGAGAGAAAAGACCCAAAAAGTACCCACTTAG ATTGGAATATTAGACCTGAAACTGAAGAGTTAGTTTCAAGGCAGGACATTTCTGAAGAAGAATCATCCCATGGGGTGTTAACGGAAAGAGTCACAAGGGATTCCATGTTGGAAGAAACCTGGCAATGTGAAGGACAGTTAGAGGGGCAACAGGGAAACTATGAGAAACATTTAAGCCAAGATACAGTTATTCACAAGAAAACTACTGGGGAGAGAAGCCATCAGTGTAATGAGTTTGCAAGAAACTTTGGCCTGAGGTCATTCATTGTTACACCACAGAAAGTTCCTACAGGAGAGAGACTTCTTAAATGTGATACACTTGGAGAGAACTTAAAACAGAATTCAGACCTAATTAAAGATCCGAGAATTTGTGCAGGGAAGAAACCTTGgaaatgtaatgagtgtgggaaagcctttagttACTGCTCAGCCTTTATCctccatcagagaattcatactggagaaaaaccttatgaatgtaatgaatgtgggaaaggttTCAGCCAGAGCATACACCTTACCCTTCATCAgcgaattcatactggagagaaaccctatgaatgcaatgaatgtgggaaagccttcagtcaCCGATCAGCCCTTATTCGACATCAcataattcatactggagagaaaccctatgaatgtaatgaatgtgggaaagcctttaatCAAAGTTCATaccttactcaacatcagaggattcatactggagagaaaccctatgaatgtaatgaatgtgggaaagcctttagtcAAAGCACATTTCTTACTCAACATCAGgtaattcatactggagagaaaccctataaatgtaatgaatgtgggaaagcctttagtgACCGCTCAGGGCTCATTCAACATCAGAGGActcatactggggagaaaccatatgaatgtactgaatgtgggaaagcctttggTTACTGCTCTGctcttactcaacatcagaggactcatactggagaaaaaccttataaatgtaatgactGTGAGAAAGCTTTTAGTGACCGCTCAGCCCTTATACgacatcagagaactcatactggagagaaaccctataaatgcaaggaatgtggaaaagcctttagcCAGAGTTCTTCCCTTACAAAACATCAGaaaactcatactggagagaaaccatataagTGTAATGAATGTGACAAAGCCTTCAGCCAGAGCTCTTCCCTCTCTCAACATCGAAAAACTCATGTTGGCAATAAAGCCAGCAAATATGGAAAAGTCTTCAGTGATCACTCAGCACTTATGCAAcaaaagagaattcatactggataG